A genome region from Perca fluviatilis chromosome 20, GENO_Pfluv_1.0, whole genome shotgun sequence includes the following:
- the LOC120548901 gene encoding eukaryotic translation initiation factor 3 subunit A-like encodes MATIVPKTVRAQLEDLRKALLEVQKQKEELAAVNAGLVEEKGNILKALQSERRMRNNFEKDRKLKESEKDEEIRLLKESLTIEKNLTEAVKSHWSSEFEQFNASITEENRKMRQAWQDEINLIKLKKKDSVMQKKLLMSKNTDLMLQNKDLMSKKEVISERLRQLEKNSREMEDGWHVKEEEMEILRGHNTDLSLSLQELEKKSREMEDGWNIKEAQREEEMEILRGHNTDLSLSLQELEKKSREMEDGWNIKEARREEEMEILRGHNTDLSLSLQELEKKSREMEDGWNIKEAQKKEERWRSSEGTTRTSASASRN; translated from the coding sequence ATGGCGACCATCGTTCCCAAAACTGTCCGCGCACAGCTTGAGGACCTGAGAAAAGCCCTTCTGGAGGTCCAGAAACAAAAGGAAGAGCTGGCCGCAGTGAATGCTGGCCTGGTGGAGGAGAAGGGGAACATCTTGAAGGCTCTACAGTCAGAAAGAAGAATGAGAAACAACTTTGAGAAGGACAGGAAACTCAAGGAGTCGGAGAAAGACGAAGAGATCCGCCTTCTTAAGGAAAGTCTGACCATAGAAAAAAATCTCACAGAGGCAGTGAAAAGCCACTGGAGTTCAGAGTTCGAACAGTTCAACGCATCCATTACAGAGGAGAACAGGAAGATGAGACAGGCCTGGCAGGACGAGATCAATCTTATCAAATTGAAAAAGAAGGATTCGGTGATGCAAAAGAAGCTTTTGATGTCGAAAAACACGGATTTGATGTTGCAAAACAAGGATTTGATGTCGAAAAAGGAGGTGATCTCCGAGAGACTGCGGCAGCTGGAGAAAAAcagcagagagatggaggatggGTGGCACGTCAAGGAAGAAGAGATGGAGATCCTCAGAGGGCACAACACAGACCTCAGCCTCAGCCTCCAGGAACTAGAGAAGAagagcagagagatggaggatggGTGGAACATCAAGGAGGctcaaagagaagaagagatggAGATCCTCAGAGGGCACAACACGGACCTCAGCCTCAGCCTCCAGGAACTAGAGAAGAagagcagagagatggaggatggGTGGAACATCAAGGAGGCtcgaagagaagaagagatggAGATCCTCAGAGGGCACAACACTGACCTCAGCCTCAGCCTCCAGGAACTAGAGAAGAagagcagagagatggaggatggGTGGAACATCAAGGAGGctcaaaagaaagaagaaagatggAGATCCTCAGAGGGCACAACACGGACCTCAGCCTCAGCCTCCAGGAACTAG